From the Butyrivibrio fibrisolvens genome, one window contains:
- a CDS encoding DUF5696 domain-containing protein: protein MKKELTERQVERRNAIKETLKSMIAPVIFLAIIGAIVFAVVTYQNAEVPPEIIEPNAYTEIEGPVVIENDSLKLTMDPETTQFELLVKSSGKVWKSCPDGSEDDPIALPEEKAKLQSTLVMSFNTEAGLETTYDSFNYSVKNKIYEVIPGEDQIEVKYSLGQVQKEFVIPPVCTAEDYEKWTGAMTKEGLNIIGEYYKKYDINDLGKKDNKEELLANYPILETNVIYVLRPGTKDNVKKTIQKYFEEAGYTYEQYLADKELDLSETVNDKPIFNVNVIYRLEGDELVVEVPLKELEYKSDYPIYTLSVLPYFGAGGKDDQGFMMVPEGGGAIINFNNGKTSQNSYYANVYGWDMCLSRKALVHNTRASFGVYGISQGDDSFICMLEDGKSYASVQADISGKNNNYNYVNAVYSICQREQYEVADIANSEIYKYLEELPDENLSQRYKFVDSGSYVDMAKGYGSYLQNKYGDYMALNTDAEAPVEVEIVGAVDKVKQIVGVPVSRPLPLTTYAEAQGILEDLNANGFNNMSVKMSGWCNGGVSQKLLENVNLVGGLGGKKDLTALSDYAKQQNINLYLNGVTQYEYNSNIFDGFFSYTDAAKFINKERAELYQYSAVTYAQREGAKTFYLLHSTLAGQMSDNLVNAAAGYGAGVSFEDDGKDLSADYYVKDTHSRESVLNSQVARFQAVNDSGQNIMVNMGNDYVVPYASMVTNMDLRGNDYTILDECVPFYQLAIHGYVNYTGYPLNICGDDVQQLLYSAEYGAGLSFTVMKESSFALQKTLYTEYYGSDYDAWRDRMVEYYTRYNEQLGHVFNQEMVDHQNLSGTLSVTTYADGTKVYVNYDFEDVTADGQTIPARDYLVVRS from the coding sequence ATGAAAAAAGAATTGACAGAAAGACAGGTAGAGAGACGAAACGCTATAAAAGAAACTCTCAAGAGTATGATTGCTCCTGTGATATTCCTGGCTATAATCGGAGCAATTGTATTTGCGGTCGTTACTTATCAGAATGCGGAAGTCCCACCTGAGATTATCGAACCAAACGCGTATACGGAAATCGAAGGACCTGTGGTTATCGAAAATGATTCATTAAAGCTTACTATGGATCCTGAGACCACACAGTTCGAACTGCTTGTAAAGTCAAGCGGTAAAGTATGGAAATCATGCCCTGATGGAAGTGAAGATGATCCCATCGCACTTCCTGAGGAGAAGGCAAAACTTCAGTCAACTCTTGTTATGTCTTTTAACACAGAGGCAGGTCTTGAAACCACATATGATTCATTCAACTATTCTGTAAAGAATAAGATCTATGAAGTAATACCCGGTGAAGACCAGATTGAAGTTAAATATTCACTTGGACAGGTTCAGAAAGAATTCGTAATTCCTCCGGTATGTACAGCAGAGGATTATGAGAAGTGGACCGGAGCTATGACCAAGGAAGGTCTTAATATCATAGGCGAGTATTACAAAAAGTATGATATTAATGATCTTGGTAAAAAGGATAATAAAGAAGAACTTCTTGCTAACTATCCTATATTAGAGACAAACGTTATATATGTTCTTCGTCCCGGTACTAAGGATAATGTTAAAAAGACAATTCAGAAGTATTTTGAAGAAGCCGGATACACATATGAACAGTATCTTGCTGACAAAGAACTCGATCTTTCAGAGACAGTCAATGACAAACCTATCTTCAATGTAAATGTTATCTACAGACTTGAAGGCGATGAGCTTGTTGTAGAGGTTCCTCTTAAAGAGCTTGAGTACAAATCAGATTATCCGATCTACACACTTTCAGTTCTTCCATATTTTGGAGCAGGTGGCAAAGATGATCAGGGATTCATGATGGTTCCTGAAGGCGGCGGTGCTATCATCAACTTCAATAATGGTAAGACTTCACAGAACAGTTATTATGCAAACGTTTATGGATGGGATATGTGCCTTTCACGTAAGGCCCTGGTTCATAACACAAGAGCATCATTTGGTGTATACGGAATATCTCAGGGTGATGATTCATTCATCTGTATGCTTGAAGATGGTAAGTCATATGCTTCCGTTCAGGCTGATATATCCGGCAAGAACAACAATTATAACTATGTAAATGCTGTATACAGCATCTGTCAGAGAGAGCAGTATGAAGTTGCAGATATCGCTAATTCCGAGATCTACAAATATCTCGAAGAACTTCCTGATGAGAATCTGTCTCAGAGATACAAATTCGTAGATTCAGGCAGCTATGTAGATATGGCTAAGGGTTATGGCTCTTATCTCCAGAATAAATATGGAGATTACATGGCACTTAACACTGATGCAGAAGCTCCTGTAGAAGTTGAGATCGTAGGTGCAGTTGACAAGGTTAAGCAGATTGTCGGTGTTCCTGTATCAAGGCCTCTTCCTCTTACAACATATGCAGAAGCACAGGGCATACTTGAAGATCTTAATGCAAACGGCTTTAACAATATGTCAGTTAAGATGTCAGGCTGGTGCAATGGTGGTGTAAGCCAGAAGCTCCTTGAGAATGTTAACCTTGTAGGCGGTCTTGGCGGCAAGAAGGATCTTACAGCTCTTAGTGATTATGCTAAGCAGCAGAACATTAACCTGTATCTTAACGGTGTAACACAGTATGAGTACAACTCAAATATCTTCGATGGTTTCTTCTCATACACAGATGCAGCTAAGTTCATCAACAAGGAAAGAGCAGAGCTCTATCAGTACAGTGCTGTAACATATGCTCAGAGAGAAGGCGCTAAGACATTCTACCTTCTTCATTCAACACTTGCCGGACAGATGTCTGACAATCTTGTAAATGCAGCAGCTGGCTACGGCGCAGGCGTATCATTCGAAGATGACGGTAAAGATCTTTCTGCTGACTATTATGTTAAGGATACTCACTCCAGAGAATCAGTTCTTAATTCTCAGGTTGCAAGATTCCAGGCAGTTAATGATTCTGGCCAGAACATTATGGTCAATATGGGTAACGACTATGTAGTTCCATATGCAAGCATGGTTACTAATATGGATCTTAGAGGAAATGATTACACAATCCTTGATGAATGTGTTCCTTTCTATCAGCTGGCTATACACGGATATGTAAACTACACAGGTTATCCTCTTAACATCTGCGGAGATGATGTACAGCAGCTTCTCTATAGCGCAGAGTATGGTGCAGGTCTTTCATTCACAGTTATGAAAGAATCTTCATTCGCACTTCAGAAGACACTTTACACAGAGTACTATGGATCAGACTATGATGCATGGCGCGACAGAATGGTAGAGTACTACACAAGATACAATGAACAGCTTGGACATGTATTCAATCAGGAAATGGTAGATCATCAGAACCTGTCAGGTACACTTTCTGTAACTACTTATGCTGATGGAACCAAGGTATATGTCAACTATGATTTTGAAGATGTAACAGCAGACGGTCAGACAATTCCTGCCAGAGATTATCTGGTAGTGAGATCATAA
- a CDS encoding carbohydrate ABC transporter permease, producing MKDFFSKYIKLRKREAQIMVKKAKVSKMCYAFLAPYAILFAMFFVFPVVASIYFSFTYYNILQPPRFLGLQNYVSLILEDDVFLTSVKNTLMIAVITGPLGYIMSFLFAWLINELPRWVRSIAVIVFYAPSIAGNCYVIFSVFFRGDAYGYVNAALINLGIIDSPILWFVNPQYMLPICMLVILWMSLGTGFLSFVAGLQGVDKAQFEAGYMDGVKNRWQELWYITLPNMKPMLMFGAVMSITQAFGVADVTMALCGNPSTDYAASTIVTHLIDYGSQRFEMGYACAIATILFLMMILCNKLIQNLLRRVGT from the coding sequence ATGAAAGATTTTTTCAGTAAGTATATTAAGCTGAGGAAGCGTGAAGCCCAGATAATGGTCAAAAAGGCCAAAGTATCCAAGATGTGCTACGCATTCCTTGCACCATATGCAATTCTTTTCGCAATGTTTTTTGTCTTCCCGGTTGTAGCTTCAATATATTTTAGTTTTACTTACTACAATATATTGCAGCCACCGAGGTTTTTGGGATTGCAGAACTATGTTTCATTGATACTTGAGGATGATGTCTTCCTTACCAGTGTCAAGAATACGCTTATGATAGCGGTTATCACAGGACCTCTTGGATATATCATGTCATTCCTTTTTGCATGGCTTATCAATGAGCTTCCAAGATGGGTCAGATCCATTGCGGTTATCGTATTCTATGCACCATCTATAGCAGGTAACTGTTATGTAATCTTCTCTGTATTCTTCAGAGGAGATGCATATGGATACGTTAATGCAGCACTTATTAACCTTGGAATAATTGATTCACCTATTCTTTGGTTCGTAAATCCACAGTATATGCTTCCTATATGTATGCTGGTTATCCTGTGGATGAGTTTGGGAACAGGCTTCCTTTCCTTCGTAGCAGGTCTTCAGGGTGTCGATAAGGCACAGTTTGAAGCAGGTTACATGGATGGCGTTAAGAACAGATGGCAGGAACTGTGGTACATCACACTTCCTAACATGAAACCAATGCTTATGTTCGGTGCCGTTATGAGTATCACTCAGGCATTCGGCGTAGCTGATGTAACTATGGCCCTTTGTGGTAATCCAAGTACTGACTATGCAGCCAGCACAATCGTTACTCACCTTATAGACTATGGTTCACAGAGATTTGAAATGGGCTATGCGTGTGCAATAGCAACAATTCTGTTCCTTATGATGATCCTTTGTAACAAGTTAATTCAAAATCTGTTGAGAAGAGTTGGTACGTAA
- a CDS encoding extracellular solute-binding protein, whose translation MKKQLANKAIAVATITAMSAGLVACGGSGDAGNAGNQGDSATDSTANEGTTDQASNEATEAEEEGPKIITDENGNPIDLGGMEIIVRDWWSPEEPAEPSNDYEESLDEYREWIQETYNFKIKQVAISDWGTTPQDFVDYVTTGGDDNNYVFILRGDAAIVSAMNNGLMYDLATLDCLDFTQDKFTSNLIHEQYSKGDSIYAMSAGIAEPRTGVYFNKRLLTEAGIDPESIYDMQADGTWTWDKFEELMAKCQRDTDNDGVNDVYGLTLNEGVMTTEAVFSNGGSYVAKDADGKYVYNLEAPETQEALEWCVDMYNKFDNHDPEGAEWDYYKEEFVQGHAAFMVEDEYAGGPGAFLADMEDEVGFVMFPKGPKMDTYVNVWSNNPAAIPGCYDADRAWKIAFAYNLYTEAPEGYEDYNGFLSTARQGVFDERAVTETITMMSEPEHGTVAYHDMIPNLKLGEELVWSIGPNADVAALTEAIADTWKAYIDEANK comes from the coding sequence ATGAAAAAGCAGTTAGCAAACAAAGCAATTGCTGTAGCAACAATCACAGCTATGTCAGCAGGTCTTGTTGCTTGTGGCGGTTCAGGTGATGCAGGTAATGCTGGAAATCAGGGAGATTCAGCTACTGATTCAACAGCTAATGAAGGCACAACAGATCAGGCATCAAATGAAGCTACAGAAGCTGAGGAAGAGGGTCCAAAGATTATCACAGATGAGAATGGTAATCCTATCGATCTTGGCGGAATGGAAATCATAGTTCGTGACTGGTGGTCTCCTGAAGAGCCGGCTGAGCCTTCAAACGACTATGAGGAATCTCTTGACGAGTATCGTGAGTGGATCCAGGAGACATACAACTTCAAGATTAAGCAGGTTGCTATTTCCGATTGGGGAACAACACCTCAGGATTTCGTAGACTATGTTACAACAGGCGGCGACGATAATAACTATGTATTCATCTTAAGAGGTGATGCAGCTATCGTTTCAGCTATGAACAATGGTCTTATGTATGACCTTGCAACTCTTGACTGCCTTGACTTCACACAGGATAAGTTCACATCAAACCTTATCCACGAGCAGTATTCTAAGGGCGATTCCATCTATGCTATGTCAGCTGGTATCGCTGAGCCTCGTACAGGTGTTTACTTCAACAAGAGACTTCTTACAGAAGCAGGTATCGATCCTGAAAGCATCTATGATATGCAGGCAGATGGCACATGGACATGGGATAAGTTCGAAGAGCTTATGGCTAAGTGTCAGAGAGATACAGATAACGATGGTGTCAATGATGTATATGGTCTTACACTTAACGAAGGTGTTATGACAACTGAAGCTGTATTCTCTAACGGCGGATCTTATGTAGCTAAGGATGCTGACGGTAAGTATGTATACAACCTTGAAGCTCCTGAGACTCAGGAAGCTCTTGAGTGGTGCGTAGATATGTATAACAAGTTCGACAACCACGATCCAGAAGGTGCTGAATGGGATTACTACAAGGAAGAGTTCGTTCAGGGACACGCTGCATTCATGGTAGAAGATGAGTATGCTGGCGGACCTGGTGCATTCCTTGCTGATATGGAAGATGAAGTTGGTTTCGTAATGTTCCCTAAGGGACCTAAGATGGACACTTATGTAAACGTATGGAGCAACAACCCAGCAGCTATTCCTGGATGCTATGATGCAGACAGAGCTTGGAAGATCGCATTCGCTTACAACCTCTACACAGAAGCTCCTGAAGGATACGAAGATTACAACGGATTCCTTTCAACAGCTCGTCAGGGTGTATTCGATGAAAGAGCAGTAACAGAGACAATCACAATGATGTCTGAGCCTGAGCACGGTACAGTTGCTTACCACGACATGATTCCTAACCTTAAGCTTGGTGAGGAGCTTGTATGGAGCATCGGACCTAACGCAGACGTTGCAGCTCTTACAGAAGCAATTGCTGATACATGGAAGGCTTATATCGACGAAGCTAACAAATAA
- a CDS encoding YIP1 family protein, with the protein MLQVLTQKDKRTKYLDSLKFALYCMSHPLDGFWDLTHEKRGTMAAANTILFATVLIRVLKLRFTSFIFLTVYWEDLNIFLYIASILFPLALWVIGNWGLTTLFDGKGRLGQVYMATCYGLTPYPLVQLPLMIFSNYVTVDEQEFYTVLSGLTLVYAGILIVTAMGQIHEFSFGKNILFTVFTLFAMLVMIFILMIFFSMISQGVAYFISLGREFLFRL; encoded by the coding sequence ATGCTTCAAGTTTTAACACAAAAGGATAAAAGGACTAAATACCTGGATTCGTTAAAGTTTGCCTTGTACTGCATGTCACATCCTCTTGATGGTTTCTGGGATCTCACTCATGAAAAACGAGGAACAATGGCTGCAGCCAACACGATTCTATTTGCAACAGTTTTGATTCGTGTTTTGAAGCTTCGCTTCACAAGCTTTATATTCTTAACGGTTTACTGGGAAGACTTAAATATTTTCTTATACATTGCAAGTATTCTTTTCCCACTTGCATTGTGGGTTATTGGTAACTGGGGACTTACAACACTATTTGATGGTAAAGGAAGACTTGGCCAGGTATACATGGCAACATGTTACGGCCTTACTCCTTATCCGCTTGTACAGCTTCCTCTGATGATCTTCAGTAATTATGTAACAGTAGATGAGCAGGAGTTCTATACAGTACTTAGCGGACTCACACTTGTCTACGCAGGAATACTGATAGTAACAGCCATGGGACAGATACATGAGTTTTCATTTGGTAAGAACATTTTATTCACAGTATTTACACTTTTTGCGATGCTGGTAATGATCTTTATCTTAATGATATTCTTCAGTATGATCTCACAGGGTGTCGCTTACTTTATCTCTTTAGGTAGAGAATTTCTATTTAGGTTGTAA
- a CDS encoding carbohydrate ABC transporter permease, which yields MTKAKNIEKLGFWERNRRSGGYLLRKKIIEIAVSICRFILLFGMCFLILQPILNKISVSFMTEQDLYNPIVTNIPEHFTTANYKMASDVMSYPKALVNSIVISFTIALLQITVCTLVGYGFARFKFPLKNMWFACVILVILIPPQTIVSSLYLHFRFFDIFGIIKLITGETINLRGSKLPYYLMSATAMGLKNGLYIYMIRQFFRNIPGDMEEAAYVDGCGMLRTFARIMLPQSKPILSSCFLFAFVWQWTDGFYSKMFLGTTPLVSTSLARIVDSLGAYIQRISGIKTTISVAYSNCILSTGTLMIILPLIVIYLFAQRAFVESISATGIKM from the coding sequence ATGACTAAAGCAAAGAATATCGAAAAGCTCGGATTCTGGGAGAGAAACAGGCGTTCAGGCGGATATCTCCTTAGAAAGAAGATCATAGAGATAGCTGTAAGTATCTGCAGATTCATCCTTTTGTTCGGAATGTGCTTCCTTATACTTCAGCCTATTCTGAATAAGATCTCTGTCAGCTTCATGACAGAGCAGGATCTGTATAACCCGATTGTTACTAATATCCCGGAGCACTTTACAACAGCCAATTACAAGATGGCATCAGATGTAATGTCTTATCCTAAGGCTCTTGTAAATTCAATCGTTATATCATTTACGATAGCTCTTTTACAGATTACTGTATGTACACTTGTTGGATATGGTTTTGCAAGATTCAAGTTCCCGCTTAAGAATATGTGGTTTGCTTGTGTAATCCTTGTAATCCTCATCCCTCCGCAGACAATCGTAAGTTCACTGTATCTGCACTTCAGATTCTTTGATATTTTTGGAATCATTAAACTCATAACAGGTGAGACTATAAACCTTAGAGGTTCCAAGCTTCCATATTATCTTATGAGTGCTACAGCGATGGGACTTAAGAATGGTCTTTATATCTATATGATAAGACAGTTCTTCAGAAACATCCCCGGTGATATGGAAGAGGCTGCATATGTTGACGGATGCGGCATGCTAAGGACATTTGCAAGGATCATGCTTCCACAGAGTAAGCCAATCCTTTCATCCTGCTTCCTGTTCGCATTTGTATGGCAGTGGACTGATGGATTCTACTCCAAGATGTTCCTTGGAACAACACCTCTTGTAAGTACATCACTTGCAAGAATCGTTGATTCACTTGGTGCATATATTCAGAGAATATCTGGAATCAAGACAACTATCTCAGTTGCTTATTCCAACTGTATCTTATCAACAGGTACACTTATGATCATTCTGCCACTTATTGTTATCTATCTCTTCGCACAGAGAGCATTCGTAGAGAGTATAAGTGCTACAGGTATTAAGATGTAA
- a CDS encoding carbohydrate ABC transporter permease, translating to MKKKEKVVKEKEYRKPLVKRRKPNRSIIGDIFLYLFLLFIAIVMAFPIIYAVSSALKPLDELFKFPPRIFPQNPTLDNFSDLFVTMGKSWVTFSRYLFNTVWITFAGTFGHLIIASMAAFVLAKYDFPGGQTFFKIITVAMMFTGYVTQIPNYLILNKLGWIDTYWAIIIPAFASPMGLFLMKQFMEGLPTSLIEAAKIDGANEWRVFWTIVMPNVKPAWMTLIIFSVQGLWNNRASTYIYSEERKTLVYALQQIQAGGIARTGQGAAVLVVVMIVPIIIFVLSESQILETMASSGLKD from the coding sequence ATGAAGAAAAAGGAAAAAGTCGTAAAAGAAAAAGAATATCGTAAGCCCTTAGTGAAAAGAAGGAAGCCTAACCGTTCCATTATCGGCGACATATTCTTATATCTGTTTTTATTATTTATAGCAATAGTAATGGCTTTCCCAATCATATATGCGGTCAGCAGTGCCTTAAAGCCTCTGGATGAACTCTTTAAGTTCCCGCCGCGTATATTCCCTCAGAATCCGACATTGGATAACTTCTCGGATCTGTTTGTAACAATGGGTAAGAGCTGGGTTACATTCTCAAGATATCTGTTCAATACTGTATGGATCACATTTGCAGGTACATTTGGACATCTGATCATAGCTTCTATGGCAGCTTTCGTACTTGCTAAGTATGATTTCCCGGGTGGACAGACATTCTTCAAGATTATAACAGTTGCGATGATGTTCACAGGTTATGTTACACAGATTCCTAACTACCTGATCTTGAACAAGCTTGGATGGATTGATACATATTGGGCAATCATAATTCCTGCGTTCGCATCACCTATGGGACTCTTCCTTATGAAGCAGTTCATGGAAGGTCTTCCTACATCACTTATTGAAGCTGCCAAGATCGACGGTGCCAATGAGTGGAGAGTATTCTGGACAATTGTAATGCCTAATGTTAAGCCTGCATGGATGACACTTATCATCTTCTCAGTGCAGGGGCTTTGGAACAACAGAGCATCTACATATATCTACTCAGAAGAGCGTAAGACACTTGTATATGCACTTCAGCAGATTCAGGCAGGTGGTATTGCAAGAACAGGTCAGGGTGCAGCGGTTCTCGTTGTTGTAATGATTGTACCTATCATTATATTCGTTCTTTCAGAAAGCCAGATTCTTGAAACAATGGCTAGTTCTGGTTTGAAGGATTAA
- a CDS encoding carbohydrate ABC transporter permease, with protein sequence MMKKQKNKLAGLQKRKAIAGYLFISPFIIGFLAFMVKPLLQSLHMSFSEVSLGSGNFTLTFNKLENLKYAFRVDPEYTRLLVEELGRMVVYSLAIIVFSFFVALILNQKFKGRALVRAIFFLPVILSSGVILGLETNNQLMATLAAQIEDTTSGVSITAALEEILRTSGVGVRAFEKVFEVIDNIYDVAIASGIQIIIFLSGLQTISSSMYEAADIEGCTKWESLWKITFPMISSMFLVNWIYTVVDFCMRSDNEVIKKIQAVMIDQMQYGRASAMSWVYFIVVLAFIGISSFLISKEVYYYD encoded by the coding sequence ATGATGAAGAAGCAAAAGAATAAACTGGCGGGTCTTCAAAAGAGAAAAGCCATTGCCGGATATTTGTTTATATCGCCATTTATTATTGGATTCCTTGCCTTTATGGTTAAGCCACTCTTACAGTCACTGCACATGAGCTTTTCTGAAGTAAGTCTTGGATCCGGTAACTTCACACTTACATTTAACAAACTCGAGAACCTAAAATATGCATTCAGAGTTGATCCTGAGTATACAAGACTTCTTGTAGAAGAGCTTGGAAGAATGGTTGTCTACTCACTGGCTATCATAGTATTTTCATTCTTCGTAGCACTTATACTTAATCAGAAGTTCAAGGGAAGAGCACTTGTACGTGCAATATTCTTCCTTCCGGTTATCCTTTCATCCGGTGTTATCTTAGGACTTGAAACCAATAACCAGCTTATGGCTACACTTGCAGCTCAGATCGAAGATACAACAAGCGGTGTTAGCATCACAGCAGCTCTGGAAGAGATCTTAAGAACTTCCGGAGTTGGTGTAAGAGCTTTTGAGAAGGTCTTCGAAGTTATTGATAATATCTATGATGTTGCTATAGCATCAGGTATTCAGATCATCATCTTCCTGTCAGGTCTTCAGACAATCTCAAGCAGTATGTATGAAGCAGCTGATATCGAAGGATGTACTAAGTGGGAAAGTCTTTGGAAGATCACATTCCCTATGATAAGCTCAATGTTCCTTGTTAACTGGATTTATACAGTAGTTGACTTCTGCATGAGATCTGATAACGAGGTTATTAAGAAGATTCAGGCTGTAATGATCGATCAGATGCAGTACGGCAGAGCTTCAGCGATGTCCTGGGTATACTTCATAGTTGTCCTGGCATTTATAGGAATCTCATCATTCCTGATCTCTAAGGAGGTTTACTACTATGACTAA